From the genome of Globicephala melas chromosome 16, mGloMel1.2, whole genome shotgun sequence, one region includes:
- the HOGA1 gene encoding 4-hydroxy-2-oxoglutarate aldolase, mitochondrial — protein sequence MLGPRVWSSVRQGLSRALSSTVGGWASGEGRKVDISGIYPPVTTPFTATAEVDYGKLEENLHKLGTFPFRGFVVQGSNGEFPFLTSSERLEVVSRVRQALPRDKLLLAGSGCESTQATVEMTVSMAQVGADAAMVVTPCYYHGRMNSAALIHHYTKVADLSPIPVVLYSVPANTGLDLPVDAVVTLSQHPNIVGIKDSGGDVTRIGLIVHKTRRQDFQVLAGSAGFLLASYAVGAVGGVCALANVLGAQVCQLERLCLTGQWEDAQKLQHRLIEPNTAVTRRFGIPGLKKTMDWFGYYGGPCRAPLQELSAAQEEALRLDFTSNGWL from the exons ATGCTGGGCCCCCGAGTCTGGTCCTCTGTGAGGCAGGGGCTGAGCAGGGCCTTGTCCAGCACCGTGGGGGGCTGGGcctcaggggaggggaggaaggtggaCATCTCAGGCATCTACCCCCCTGTGACCACCCCCTTCACTGCCACGGCCGAGGTGGACTATGGGAAACTGGAGGAGAATCTGCACAAACTGGGCACCTTTCCCTTCCGAG GCTTCGTGGTCCAGGGCTCCAACGGCGAGTTCCCCTTCCTGACCAGCAGTGAGCGCCTGGAGGTGGTGAGCCGCGTGCGCCAGGCCCTGCCCAGGGACAAGCTCCTGCTAGCCGGCTCCGGCTGCGAGT CCACTCAGGCCACGGTGGAGATGACGGTGAGCATGGCCCAGGTCGGGGCTGACGCCGCCATGGTGGTGACTCCTTGCTACTATCACGGCCGCATGAACAGCGCCGCCCTCATTCACCACTACACCAAG GTTGCCGACCTGTCTCCAATTCCTGTGGTGCTCTACAGTGTCCCAGCCAACACGGGGCTGGACCTGCCTGTGGATGCGGTGGTCACGCTTTCCCAGCACCCGAATATCGTGGGCATCAAGGACAGCGGTGGTGAT GTGACCAGGATCGGGCTGATTGTTCACAAGACCAGGAGGCAGGATTTCCAGGTGTTGGCTGGATCAGCTGGCTTCCTGCTGGCCAGCTATGCCGTGg GAGCTGTAGGGGGCGTGTGTGCCCTGGCCAATGTCCTGGGGGCTCAGGTGTGCCAGCTGGAGCGACTCTGCCTCACAGGGCAATGGGAAGATGCCCAGAAGCTGCAACACCGCCTCATCGAGCCAAACACTGCG GTGACCCGGCGCTTCGGGATCCCGGGGCTGAAGAAAACCATGGACTGGTTTGGCTACTACGGAGGCCCCTGCCGCGCCCCCTTGCAGGAGCTGAGCGCCGCCCAGGAGGAGGCGCTGCGCCTGGATTTCACCAGCAACGGCTGGCTCTGA
- the C16H10orf62 gene encoding uncharacterized protein C10orf62 homolog: protein MPVRLDIKDPVTSPRPAPQPPSSQWGSLLRWEGQPREGTAWGLPARQPRGACPFKHEPYHLGSPTPSVLLALPAWRGVLETFLELIQQPSRRVVLGTALLLGGGALMLWMQRKRRRKIDSETAQDEQEPPGSDKARKESWIKSHFSCLSEEKLAAGSSPTCSHSAGACSSGAAAQPESSSGEASTTIPVDTFTMRQGEEGTALHREPLTSKQRMSGTSVTKETHEESGKSSSTDEAMWAAVAACTEEIDTKGQQLAISMLQRAMACQNSGHLESKDISQEELKALEEVEMKLKGNFLTQQETTTAGANHMHTFHSHGHQGYPSHPSHPCHSPPNSSHQAYQPFKAT, encoded by the coding sequence ATGCCTGTCAGACTAGACATAAAGGATCCTGTGAcctctccccgccccgcccctcaaCCACCTTCCTCACAATGGGGTTCATtgctgaggtgggaggggcagCCTAGGGAGGGCACAGCGTGGGGCCTGCCTGCCAGACAACCTCGGGGAGCCTGTCCTTTCAAGCATGAGCCATACCATCTGGGCTCCCCGACTCCCAGTGTGCTCTTAGCTCTGCCCGCCTGGCGTGGGGTCCTGGAGACCTTCTTGGAGCTCATCCAGCAACCATCACGCAGGGTGGTGCTGGGGACCGCCCTCTTACTCGGAGGTGGAGCCCTCATGTTGTGGatgcagaggaagaggagaaggaagatagATTCTGAGACTGCACAAGACGAGCAGGAGCCACCAGGAAGCGACAAAGCAAGGAAGGAGAGCTGGATCAAATCGCACTTCAGCTGTCTTTCCGAAGAGAAGCTGGCTGCCGGCAGCAGCCCCACCTGCAGCCACAGCGCCGGGGCCTGCAGCAGCGGTGCTGCTGCCCAGCCTGAGAGCAGCAGCGGGGAGGCCAGCACCACGATTCCTGTGGACACCTTCACCAtgaggcaaggagaagagggcaCTGCTCTTCACCGGGAGCCCTTGACCAGCAAGCAGAGGATGTCTGGGACCTCAGTGACCAAAGAGACCCACGAGGAGTCTGGGAAATCCTCGTCCACGGATGAGGCCATGTGGGCCGCTGTGGCTGCCTGTACCGAGGAGATTGACACCAAGGGGCAGCAGCTGGCTATCTCCATGTTGCAGCGTGCCATGGCTTGCCAGAACTCAGGCCACCTGGAGTCCAAGGACATCAGCCAGGAGGAGCTGAAGGCCCTCGAGGAGGTGGAGATGAAGCTGAAAGGGAATTTCCTCACCCAGCAGGAAACCACCACAGCTGGTGCCAACCACATGCACACCTTCCATAGCCATGGCCACCAGGGTTATCCAAGCCACCCGAGCCACCCGTGCCACAGCCCGCCGAACAGCAGCCACCAGGCCTACCAGCCCTTTAAAGCCACCTAA
- the ANKRD2 gene encoding ankyrin repeat domain-containing protein 2 isoform X2, with product MAGSEEVQRATALIEERLAQEEENEKLRGTTTHQKLPMEMLVLEDEKHHRPQSPSLQKVKGQERVRKTSLDLRREIIDVGGIQNLIQLRKKRKQKKREALAAPQEPPPEPEEITGPVDAETFLKAAVEGQMKVIEKFLADGGSPDTCDQFHRTALHRASLEGHMEILEKLLESGVTVDFQDRLDCTAMHWACRGGHLEVVKLLQSRGADTNVRDKLLSTPLHVAVRTGHVEIVEHFLSLGLDINAKDREGDSALHDAVRLNRYKIIKLLLLHGADMMSKNLEGKTPTDLVQLWQADTRHALEHPEPGSEQNGLEGSAEGGRETPKPVPAQ from the exons ATGGCGGGCTCCGAGGAGGTGCAGAGGGCCACGGCACTCATCGAGGAGCGGCTGGCACAGGAGGAGGAGAATGAG AAACTCCGAGGAACCACCACCCATCAGAAGCTGCCCATGGAGATGCTGGTGTTGGAGGATGAGAAGCACCACAGGCCTCAGAGTCCATCCTTACAAAAGGTTAAG GGTCAAGAGCGCGTGCGTAAAACATCCCTAGACCTGCGGAGGGAGATCATCGACGTGGGTGGGATTCAGAACCTCATCCAGCTGCGGAAAAAGCGCAAGCAGAAGAAGCGGGAAGCCCTGGCAGCCCCCCAGGAGCCGCCTCCAGAGCCGGAGGAGATC ACCGGCCCCGTGGACGCGGAGACATTCCTGAAAGCGGCGGTGGAGGGGCAAATGAAGGTCATTGAGAAGTTCCTGGCAGACGGGGGTTCCCCCGACACCTGCGATCAG TTCCACCGGACAGCACTGCACCGAGCTTCCCTGGAGGGCCACATGGAGATCCTGGAGAAGCTTCTAGAGAGTGGGGTCACTGTGGACTTCCAGGATCGG CTGGACTGCACGGCCATGCATTGGGCCTGCCGTGGGGGCCACTTGGAGGTGGTGAAGCTTCTGCAAAGTCGGGGAGCAGACACCAACGTGAGGGATAAG CTGCTGAGCACCCCCCTGCATGTGGCAGTCCGGACGGGGCACGTGGAGATCGTGGAACACTTTCTATCCCTGGGCCTGGACATCAATGCCAAAGACAGA GAAGGGGACAGCGCCCTGCATGACGCCGTGAGGCTCAATCGCTACAAAATCATCAAACTGCTGCTCCTGCACGGGGCTGACATGATGAGCAAGAACCTG GAAGGAAAGACCCCCACGGACCTGGTGCAGCTGTGGCAGGCTGACACCCGGCACGCTCTGGAGCACCCGGAGCCGGGGTCAGAGCAGAACGGGCTGGAGGGGTCTGCTGAGGGTGGGCGGGAGACCCCGAAGCCTGTGCCAGCCCAGTAA
- the ANKRD2 gene encoding ankyrin repeat domain-containing protein 2 isoform X3, with the protein MEMLVLEDEKHHRPQSPSLQKVKGQERVRKTSLDLRREIIDVGGIQNLIQLRKKRKQKKREALAAPQEPPPEPEEITGPVDAETFLKAAVEGQMKVIEKFLADGGSPDTCDQFHRTALHRASLEGHMEILEKLLESGVTVDFQDRLDCTAMHWACRGGHLEVVKLLQSRGADTNVRDKLLSTPLHVAVRTGHVEIVEHFLSLGLDINAKDREGDSALHDAVRLNRYKIIKLLLLHGADMMSKNLEGKTPTDLVQLWQADTRHALEHPEPGSEQNGLEGSAEGGRETPKPVPAQ; encoded by the exons ATGGAGATGCTGGTGTTGGAGGATGAGAAGCACCACAGGCCTCAGAGTCCATCCTTACAAAAGGTTAAG GGTCAAGAGCGCGTGCGTAAAACATCCCTAGACCTGCGGAGGGAGATCATCGACGTGGGTGGGATTCAGAACCTCATCCAGCTGCGGAAAAAGCGCAAGCAGAAGAAGCGGGAAGCCCTGGCAGCCCCCCAGGAGCCGCCTCCAGAGCCGGAGGAGATC ACCGGCCCCGTGGACGCGGAGACATTCCTGAAAGCGGCGGTGGAGGGGCAAATGAAGGTCATTGAGAAGTTCCTGGCAGACGGGGGTTCCCCCGACACCTGCGATCAG TTCCACCGGACAGCACTGCACCGAGCTTCCCTGGAGGGCCACATGGAGATCCTGGAGAAGCTTCTAGAGAGTGGGGTCACTGTGGACTTCCAGGATCGG CTGGACTGCACGGCCATGCATTGGGCCTGCCGTGGGGGCCACTTGGAGGTGGTGAAGCTTCTGCAAAGTCGGGGAGCAGACACCAACGTGAGGGATAAG CTGCTGAGCACCCCCCTGCATGTGGCAGTCCGGACGGGGCACGTGGAGATCGTGGAACACTTTCTATCCCTGGGCCTGGACATCAATGCCAAAGACAGA GAAGGGGACAGCGCCCTGCATGACGCCGTGAGGCTCAATCGCTACAAAATCATCAAACTGCTGCTCCTGCACGGGGCTGACATGATGAGCAAGAACCTG GAAGGAAAGACCCCCACGGACCTGGTGCAGCTGTGGCAGGCTGACACCCGGCACGCTCTGGAGCACCCGGAGCCGGGGTCAGAGCAGAACGGGCTGGAGGGGTCTGCTGAGGGTGGGCGGGAGACCCCGAAGCCTGTGCCAGCCCAGTAA
- the ANKRD2 gene encoding ankyrin repeat domain-containing protein 2 isoform X1, translating into MPVGNRTFEIKTWKISPQLTLEEYNTGARCRTTKAAESSVREIISPQLPPGLGTLQPGRMFPKLRGTTTHQKLPMEMLVLEDEKHHRPQSPSLQKVKGQERVRKTSLDLRREIIDVGGIQNLIQLRKKRKQKKREALAAPQEPPPEPEEITGPVDAETFLKAAVEGQMKVIEKFLADGGSPDTCDQFHRTALHRASLEGHMEILEKLLESGVTVDFQDRLDCTAMHWACRGGHLEVVKLLQSRGADTNVRDKLLSTPLHVAVRTGHVEIVEHFLSLGLDINAKDREGDSALHDAVRLNRYKIIKLLLLHGADMMSKNLEGKTPTDLVQLWQADTRHALEHPEPGSEQNGLEGSAEGGRETPKPVPAQ; encoded by the exons ATGCCAGTGGGCAACAGAACATTCGAAATAAAGACCTGGAAAATCAGCCCTCAACTGACACTTGAAGAGTATAACACCGGAGCTCGGTGTCGAACGACAAAGGCAGCTGAGAGCTCTGTAAGGGAGATCATTTCTCCCCAGCTGCCACCTGGACTCGGCACTCTCCAGCCTGGACGAATGTTTCCG AAACTCCGAGGAACCACCACCCATCAGAAGCTGCCCATGGAGATGCTGGTGTTGGAGGATGAGAAGCACCACAGGCCTCAGAGTCCATCCTTACAAAAGGTTAAG GGTCAAGAGCGCGTGCGTAAAACATCCCTAGACCTGCGGAGGGAGATCATCGACGTGGGTGGGATTCAGAACCTCATCCAGCTGCGGAAAAAGCGCAAGCAGAAGAAGCGGGAAGCCCTGGCAGCCCCCCAGGAGCCGCCTCCAGAGCCGGAGGAGATC ACCGGCCCCGTGGACGCGGAGACATTCCTGAAAGCGGCGGTGGAGGGGCAAATGAAGGTCATTGAGAAGTTCCTGGCAGACGGGGGTTCCCCCGACACCTGCGATCAG TTCCACCGGACAGCACTGCACCGAGCTTCCCTGGAGGGCCACATGGAGATCCTGGAGAAGCTTCTAGAGAGTGGGGTCACTGTGGACTTCCAGGATCGG CTGGACTGCACGGCCATGCATTGGGCCTGCCGTGGGGGCCACTTGGAGGTGGTGAAGCTTCTGCAAAGTCGGGGAGCAGACACCAACGTGAGGGATAAG CTGCTGAGCACCCCCCTGCATGTGGCAGTCCGGACGGGGCACGTGGAGATCGTGGAACACTTTCTATCCCTGGGCCTGGACATCAATGCCAAAGACAGA GAAGGGGACAGCGCCCTGCATGACGCCGTGAGGCTCAATCGCTACAAAATCATCAAACTGCTGCTCCTGCACGGGGCTGACATGATGAGCAAGAACCTG GAAGGAAAGACCCCCACGGACCTGGTGCAGCTGTGGCAGGCTGACACCCGGCACGCTCTGGAGCACCCGGAGCCGGGGTCAGAGCAGAACGGGCTGGAGGGGTCTGCTGAGGGTGGGCGGGAGACCCCGAAGCCTGTGCCAGCCCAGTAA